In Halobacteria archaeon AArc-dxtr1, the sequence TGGACCTCTGGCTCGCGGGCATCGTCGACCGAAACTGGGAGTCCGTTGAGCGAAAGTCGCGCTCGCCCGATTTCGACATCGACGACGTCCTGGCGGACATGCTCTCGGGTTTTGGTGCGTCTCCCACCCAGATCGCGACCGTCCTGCGCGAGCTCGACTACCCCGAGGATCCGATCCAGTGGGAAGACGAGCATCGCGAGGAGCTCGCGCGACTGGTTCGGGAACGAACGAAACCGATCGTCGTCGCCGCGAACAAGATCGACGTCGCTCCCGAGGAGAACGTCGAGAAACTGCTCGAACTCGACAAACCCGTCATCCCCACGACGGCGGAGGGCGAACTCGCGCTCCGGCGGGCCGCCGAGGGCGGCCTCGTCGACTACGACCCCGGCGACGAGCACCTCGAGATCGGCGACGACGTCAGCGACGCCCAGCGCGAGGCCTTAGAGGGGCTCCAGGAGACGATGGCCGAGTGGGACGGCACGGGCGTTCAGGGCGCGCTCGACTACGCAGTCTACGAGCTGCTCGATCACCTCACGGCTTACCCGGTTGAGGACGCCGCGAAGTGGTCCGACGGCAGCGGTAACGTGCTCCCCGACGCTCTCCTGTTACCCCGTGGCTCTACGCCTGTCGACCTGGCTTACGCGGTCCACTCCGACATCGGCGACGGCTATCTCCACGCC encodes:
- a CDS encoding redox-regulated ATPase YchF, with translation MLSIALAGKPNAGKSTFYTAATMAEVDVANYPFTTIDANRGVSYVRTDCPCLDRAQRCNADNCEDGKRFVPIELLDVAGLVPGAHEGKGLGNQFLDELTNADVIVNVIDASGGTNAKGEPVDIGAHDPIEDVDFVEEEMDLWLAGIVDRNWESVERKSRSPDFDIDDVLADMLSGFGASPTQIATVLRELDYPEDPIQWEDEHREELARLVRERTKPIVVAANKIDVAPEENVEKLLELDKPVIPTTAEGELALRRAAEGGLVDYDPGDEHLEIGDDVSDAQREALEGLQETMAEWDGTGVQGALDYAVYELLDHLTAYPVEDAAKWSDGSGNVLPDALLLPRGSTPVDLAYAVHSDIGDGYLHAVDARSSREISDSHELDEGDVIKIVSTN